GAAAACAATGGACTACTCCCGATAATTTGATAGACCCCATTTCTGCTTATGCTTTAGTGGACTGCGGATTAAGCTTGCATTGGCAAAAAGATAACTGGAAATTTACCCCCGCCCTCTCTATCAAAAACCTTACGGATGAAAACTATATGGTTCACGCTTATGTCCCTGAACCCGGCAGAACCTTTTATGCCACTTTGCAAGTGAATAAATAGCTTTTTATGCCACTTTGCAAGTGAACCGATAACTTTATATGCCAGTGTCCTACAGAGCAGATAACTTTTTTATGCCAATTTACAACTTAGCAGATAGCTTTTTCTTGCAGAAACATCTTTAGAGAAACTAAATTAAATTTACGCATCTAACCATCGCACACCATTTTAGTTATAACCCGCCCATAAACGAAACGATATTTGTCCTTCCCTAAATTATTTGAGTAGTTTATCATATTTGAGAAAGTAACTAAGATAATTTTAGGGTAATGCAAATTTTACAAAAAAGAACTTGACCTAAATTAACAAACTGAAAACTATGCAATTAGACGCTAACTTTACATAGATTGTGAGAAAAGAGGATAATAAAATGTCCTTGGAAGAAGGTAAAAACTGTTTCTACAATTCATCAGGAATTTCCCTCTATTAAAAAAATCCGAAAAATGGAACCACATAGTTTAGGGACATAATCAGCAAATGAGGTGCTGAATAAAAATCGTCTAAAAACCCTGTAAACATTAAGTTTGTTGGCAAACTTCAGTTTATTTGCCAAGTAAGGATTGGTTAGTTCATTTTCTTCCAAACTTTAAAATTGCGGATTGGTATTATGTATCATCCTTATCTATTTACCTGTCATCAGGTATTTGCTACTTTAGTATAAACTGCATATTGGATACGAGTTTGGTATTCGTCCTTAATTGAAAGCGTCAATCAAGTATTTATCACTCCTTAATCAAGCGTTTATTATTAACGCTTGATTAAGGTATGTTAAAAGCTAAATTAATGGATTTGGGCAATGAATATAGGATACAGCTATATTAGGATGTTATTTCTATTTTAACTCACAATTTTTCGGTTTGGAAACCAGTCGTAGAGCGGTTGTAAGTGATAAAGTTCTTGGGATGTGGTTTTGGTGAAGGCAGGTGAAAATTGTAAGTCAAAAGCTTCCGCCGTATTCATTGTGACTTTTTCGAGGGGCTTACGCCTCCATCGCTATGATCGTGTCGCCCTTTGGGGGGCTTTAATAAGTTCTTGATAATTAGTAATTAAAAATCAATCCTCTTAATCCTGAAATTCTTAAATCCTCGTTTCTAAAACCCATACCTGAAATCCTTGTTTCTAAATCTGTGTAATCTGTGAGAGAGGATAATCCAAAGGAAGAACGACGTCCTCGTCGTTCCCCTTACAACCAAGTTATGTAGTTCCCACTATATTCTATAATGGCCTGATATCTTATTTGTTGTGGTTGACGAGGACGTCAACCCTCCATTATTTCTATGCCTTGTGCATATCCTGGTATATAAAAAATCCTTAAATCCCCAAAATCCTGTTCATCCCAGACCTATTATCATCTTAAATCTGCATCATCAGCGTAATCTGCGTGAAAATAAATCTGTGCAATCTGTGTAATCTGTGAGAGAATATTTTACAGGAATGAACGATTTCCTCGTCGTTCCCCTTACAACCAAGTTATGTAGTTCCCACTATATTCTATAAAAGCTTGATATCTTATTTGTTGTGGTTGACGAGGACGTCAACCCTCCATTATTTCTATGCCTTGTGCATATCCTGGTATATAAAAAATCCTTAAATCCCCAAAATCCTGTTCATCCCATACCTATTATCATCTTAAATCTGCGTAATCTGCGTAATCTGCGTGAAACTAAATCTGTGCAATCTGTGCAATCTGTGAGAGAGGATAATCCAAAGGAAGAACGAAATCCTCGTCGTTCCACTTACAACCAAATTATGCAGTTTCCGCTAAATTTTAGGATGGCCTGATAGTTTGTTTGTTGTGGGTTGACCAGGAGGTCAACCTTCCTGCCAGAATTGGCGAAATAATATCTTGTGGGTAACTAATCCTCGGCATAATTGTCAAAAAGTTCTTGACAATAATTTGGCTTTGATAACCGTAGATATTGTAACTGCCCAAAGCAGAGGCAATAGTTTGTTGAATAAGGATAGGATATAGAACAGATAAGGATTTTATGAAGATGCAAAACATCATCAAATCACTTGAAATTAGCGATAAAATTACCGGCAGAGCCGTCATAGCCGATAAAGCATTTTATCCTTTCGTCACAAAACGAGAGTTTATTTTTGATTTATTCTTTAAGGCGCTTATCTTGAGCAAGCAATTACTTTTTATAGTTTTATTCGGTCCGTTTAGATTGATGCAGGAAATCAGGCCAAAAGCAATCAGCGGTTTAGTTCCTACCCTGGTTAAGGAAAATAAATTTTTACTACTATCAAATTAGAAAGGAGAAATGATGAAAAAATCACTAATTATTCTGTTCATTGTTTTAGCGATGAGCAGTTTTCTCTTTGCCACGGAGTATACCATTATAGATGGCAGCTCCAATAGTAATCATATTCCCGTTAACGGAAGTTCCAATTATGGATGGAGCCGATTTATTTTTACAGCAACGGAGATGAGTAGTGCTGGAATAACCGGTTCATTTACAATTTATTCCATCGCTTTTAAGGTTAACAATGATGTTTCCGATTACACTATGGATAATCAGAAGATTTATTTTGCTTACAATTATAACAGCACTTTATCTAGTTCAACCAGTTATCCCAATCCCGGAGGCAGCAGTTCATTTACGAAGGTTTATGATGGCAGTATAACTTTTGCCGGGCCTGGTTGGATGGAGATAATTTTAACCACGCCTTTCAATTTTACCTGGGATGGTTATGTGGGCTTAGATATTGTTTGGGAAAACAGAGATGGCAGCAAAATCAGCAGTGGTTATCCCAAATTTTATTATGCCTCTAAAAGCAATATGGCGGTTTACAAAGAGTCCGGAACCGGAACTACTTTTCCAACCAGTGCTGGAACTACTTCCAACAATCATCCCAGCTTCAAAATTATCACTCCGCCAACGCAAGCGCCCAATCCTGCCATAAATCCTGATCCAGCAAATCTTTCCACTGACATAGCGATTGACAAATATCTTAAATGGTCCAGCGGAGGTGGTGCACCAATTAGTTATAAGATCAATTTGGGAACGGATAATCCTCCTACCAATATTGCCTTAAATCAAGTGGTTGCTACTACCAAATACACACCGACAAACAGATTCAATTACAGTACTACTTATTATTGGCAAGTGATACCTGTTAATATTATCGGTGAAGCGCAAGATTGTCCTATCTGGAGTTTTACCACAGTTGCCGATCCTTCCATTGTCACTTTTCCTTATCAGGAGAGTTTTGATGGCGCTGTTCCACCCAATAGTGATTGGTTAACAAGAACCGGTGTTTTACAAGACCCCGTTTCTTTAAGCCCCTCCAGTTTATGGGAACAAGATGACTGGCTGAATGTAGCCGGAACGGATAAAGCAGCCAAATTAAATATTTGGGGTGGAATTAACGGTTGGTTGATATCTCCGCTATTTAATATTCCGGACGATACCTATTATCTTTCTTTTGATTTGGCAGTGCTAAAATATAATCAAACCCCAACCGGAACACCTCCAGTTTATGCTCCGGACGATAGAATTGCCGTTTTAATTGGTGATGGATATAGCTGGTCCACAGCCAATATTGTGCGTGAATGGAATAATACGGGTTCTGCTTATGTTTATAAAGATATCAGAATCAGTGGAGAAAAAGCGGTTATTCCTTTGGCAGGACACAGTGGTCATTGTCGATTTGCCTTTTATGTTGGTTCAACAATAACTAATGCCGATAGTGATGTTATGATTAATAATATGGAAGTTGCCGCATTCAGTAATCTTCCCTTAGCTGCCCAAAATCCAGTTCCCAATAATGATACCCAAAATGTAGCTACCGATGCAAAACTGTTTTGGGATGCGGGAGCTAATGCACCTGTTTCGTATAAACTATATTTTGGCCAAACCCTTCCGGGAACACCTATAGAGTGTTTATCGCCACATTACGCTCCTTCAGCTTTAGCTTATGGAACAACATATTTCTGGAAGGTGGTTCCCGTAAACCCAATTGGGGATGCCATTGAATGTCCTGTCTGGAATTTTACCACCACTGGAACAACTACGGTTGGTGCCGGAACTGTTACCATCAATGAAGTTCCCATCAGTCCCAGCGTGGAAATTTCCGGTTTGGAAGGTGAAACAGTTATAAATGCCGTTGCCAGTTATGCCCCGGATGGAATTGGTTTACCCAATGCCGGTTTAGTAATTCAATTAAGCAGTTCGGGAGTAAATCTAACTGGAAAGCAGATAACCATCAATCACCAGCTTGGCTTCATTCCTACGCAGATTGCTTATCGTATATTACCAAATGAAACATATCACATAATTTCCAATCCCGGAACCTGGACAGCCACCATCATCAGTTTTGTGTTGGAAGCCAAAGCCGATGGCGATGTTGATATCGTTTTCCCTTTAGATGCAGAATCTACATTGCCCGTGGAGCTTTCCTATTTCAATGCCATCTATTCTGCGGAAGGATATGTTTCCGTAAACTGGGTTAGCCAATCGGAGACCAATCATAGCGGTTATAACATTTTCCGCAGCGAAGATAGAACACTGGTAAATGCTATTCGGATCAATCCTCTTTTAATCGATGAAGGAACCGAAAATGGCACTCAAATTAGCTATAAATATATAGATAATGAATTTGAAGCCAATATGATCTATTATTACTGGCTGGAAAGCATCTCCCTAAACGGTGAATCAGAATATTTTGGGCCCCTCTCCGTTAAAACAAACGCTGGCGGTTCTTATCCTGAAACGCCTGAATTGCCGATTGTAACGAAATTGTATAATGCCTATCCCAATCCCTTCAATCCAAATACTGTCATCAGTTACAGTATCTCTGAACCGACAACCGTAACGATAGACATTTACAATGCCAAAGGACAAAGAATTCGTTCATTTTCCCATAGTCATACTTCCGCTGGAACATATAGAACCAATTGGGATGGTAAAGATGACACTGGAAAAACAGTTAGTAGCGGTGTATATGTGTATAATATGAAAGCTGGCAACTTCCAACAAAACAAAAAGATGCTGCTAACTAAGTAAAACTCTGAAAACAAATTGCCTTTTTAGCAATCCCGGGTGCAAATGCCCGGGATTTTTTTTAGCTATTGCTTGTTT
This Candidatus Cloacimonas sp. DNA region includes the following protein-coding sequences:
- a CDS encoding FlgD immunoglobulin-like domain containing protein, whose protein sequence is MKKSLIILFIVLAMSSFLFATEYTIIDGSSNSNHIPVNGSSNYGWSRFIFTATEMSSAGITGSFTIYSIAFKVNNDVSDYTMDNQKIYFAYNYNSTLSSSTSYPNPGGSSSFTKVYDGSITFAGPGWMEIILTTPFNFTWDGYVGLDIVWENRDGSKISSGYPKFYYASKSNMAVYKESGTGTTFPTSAGTTSNNHPSFKIITPPTQAPNPAINPDPANLSTDIAIDKYLKWSSGGGAPISYKINLGTDNPPTNIALNQVVATTKYTPTNRFNYSTTYYWQVIPVNIIGEAQDCPIWSFTTVADPSIVTFPYQESFDGAVPPNSDWLTRTGVLQDPVSLSPSSLWEQDDWLNVAGTDKAAKLNIWGGINGWLISPLFNIPDDTYYLSFDLAVLKYNQTPTGTPPVYAPDDRIAVLIGDGYSWSTANIVREWNNTGSAYVYKDIRISGEKAVIPLAGHSGHCRFAFYVGSTITNADSDVMINNMEVAAFSNLPLAAQNPVPNNDTQNVATDAKLFWDAGANAPVSYKLYFGQTLPGTPIECLSPHYAPSALAYGTTYFWKVVPVNPIGDAIECPVWNFTTTGTTTVGAGTVTINEVPISPSVEISGLEGETVINAVASYAPDGIGLPNAGLVIQLSSSGVNLTGKQITINHQLGFIPTQIAYRILPNETYHIISNPGTWTATIISFVLEAKADGDVDIVFPLDAESTLPVELSYFNAIYSAEGYVSVNWVSQSETNHSGYNIFRSEDRTLVNAIRINPLLIDEGTENGTQISYKYIDNEFEANMIYYYWLESISLNGESEYFGPLSVKTNAGGSYPETPELPIVTKLYNAYPNPFNPNTVISYSISEPTTVTIDIYNAKGQRIRSFSHSHTSAGTYRTNWDGKDDTGKTVSSGVYVYNMKAGNFQQNKKMLLTK